The Stigmatella erecta genome window below encodes:
- a CDS encoding anti-sigma factor family protein — translation MSCTVEDELTAFIDGELAPARHAEVGAHLETCAPCRSTEALLRGTVAKVARLPGFTPSPATRRQVLAKVEALPAPLPERLRALLRPWVWAPALGLAAAAGVVLVLSPRGPAGLEEADPGALELASNLELVEDYDVVGLDSFEDLEVVTHLHELEVRE, via the coding sequence ATGAGCTGTACGGTCGAGGACGAGCTGACGGCATTCATCGACGGGGAGCTGGCCCCCGCGCGTCACGCGGAGGTGGGGGCGCACCTGGAGACATGCGCCCCCTGCCGGAGCACGGAGGCCCTGCTGCGCGGCACGGTGGCGAAGGTGGCGCGGCTGCCCGGGTTCACGCCCTCCCCGGCCACCCGGCGGCAGGTGCTGGCCAAGGTGGAGGCCCTGCCCGCGCCGCTCCCGGAGCGGCTGCGCGCCCTGCTGCGCCCCTGGGTGTGGGCCCCGGCCCTGGGCCTGGCGGCCGCGGCGGGGGTGGTGCTCGTGCTCTCTCCCCGCGGACCGGCGGGCCTGGAGGAAGCGGACCCCGGGGCGCTGGAGCTGGCCTCGAACCTGGAGCTGGTGGAGGACTACGACGTGGTGGGCCTGGACAGCTTCGAGGACCTGGAGGTCGTCACCCACCTGCATGAGCTGGAGGTGCGGGAATGA
- a CDS encoding RNA polymerase sigma factor — protein sequence MDADSDAQVMVRVAAGDRRAFALLFDRYHASVARFAFRFVGDRARAEELAQDIFVKLYRNAKAYQPAAPFKTFLFRVATNHCLNEVRRGEYRVAHTSTSPGDAEDGGVEVASPGAEQPDEAVAGRELERAVGEALQGMSERERAAFTLCRFEGMAYRDIATALGASEAAVKSLIHRATLAVARKVEALQAGTGPARSRA from the coding sequence CGGGCGACCGGCGGGCATTCGCCCTGCTGTTCGACCGCTACCACGCCAGCGTGGCCCGCTTTGCCTTCCGCTTCGTGGGGGACCGGGCCCGGGCGGAGGAGCTGGCCCAGGACATCTTCGTGAAGCTGTACCGGAACGCGAAGGCCTACCAGCCCGCGGCCCCGTTCAAGACGTTCCTGTTCCGGGTGGCCACCAACCACTGCCTCAACGAGGTGCGCCGGGGCGAGTACCGGGTGGCCCACACCTCCACCTCCCCGGGGGACGCGGAGGACGGCGGGGTGGAGGTGGCCAGCCCCGGGGCGGAGCAGCCGGACGAGGCGGTGGCGGGGCGGGAGCTGGAGCGGGCCGTGGGCGAGGCCCTGCAGGGCATGAGTGAGCGCGAGCGGGCGGCCTTCACCCTGTGCCGCTTCGAGGGCATGGCCTACCGGGACATCGCCACGGCGCTGGGGGCGAGCGAGGCCGCCGTGAAGAGCCTCATCCACCGGGCCACCCTGGCCGTGGCCCGGAAGGTGGAAGCGTTGCAGGCGGGCACCGGGCCCGCGAGGAGCAGGGCATGA